One Fusobacterium ulcerans DNA segment encodes these proteins:
- a CDS encoding PolC-type DNA polymerase III has protein sequence MNRNEIRIKPQDSIFRQMGINSVDIKEIIFSERNKKMKFMCSVPCVKDLCELDIIYENIKKNFGKELEVDFRVEYTEKEMMKEELVIIVERAIIRLKARNAISKSFLYFYRIKIEENAVNIELNEKTAIEILMSSGIDDRLEEILENYGIYNFKVKFILGDFSKELTEVEKQKQKEIITLSAKIDSDNSKAAAAKPQKSNEVFVKQGFSKQGYTSNKTKEIKGNAISIEEFGELYEDEICIVEGEIFSLESRDVKNDKVIMTIRITDEKSSLTTKVFLDKNKKLEVAVGDFVKISGKKQIDKFSDNEEIIMINSINKLNKVKTQKTDNAPEKMVELHTHSKMSEMVGVEDISDLIKQAIAYGHKAMAITDYAVVHSFPFAYKAAKGKDFKAILGCEMYMVNDNAEMVRSSKDALIEEESFVVFDLETMGLNSHEHEIIEIGAVKLQGTRIVERYSQLVNPKKPIPKKIQELTNISQDMVDNMPTIEEVLPKFMEFVGDSTMVAHNAPFDMGFIRRDVKKFMGYDYKPAVIDTLQMARDLYPELKAYGLKNLNKVLGLSLDNHHRAVDDSQATANMFIIFIEKYMEKGITNLNEITGALPINVKKQDTANVIVLVKNLEGLQNMYRLVSEAHVDYYGNKKPRVLKSHIEKYREGLIIGSSLSSHFMNDGELSNYYMRYDYEKIEKNIDFYDYIELLPRGAYSELYEDDGTGTISSFTMIEDMNKYFYNLAKERGKLVTASSNVHYINENDSKIRSILLYGSGSVYRANQYKTDNKFYFRTTEELINEFNYLGEETAKEIVVSGTNAIADMIEVIKPVPDGFYPPKIDNAENIVKEMTYEKAYRIYGNPLPEIVKARLERELGAIIGNGFSVLYLSAQKLVKKSLDNGYLVGSRGSVGSSLVAYMMDITEVNALYPHYICTNPECKNSEFIEREGVGIDLPEKICPKCGQPYKRDGYSIPFEVFMGFNGEKVPDIDLNFSGEYQSEIHRYCEQLFGKENVFKAGTISTLAEKNAEGYVRKYFEEHEMKGNRAEIIRLAKKCEGAKKTTGQHPGGMVVVPRDHSIYEFCPVQKPANDEKNDSITTHFDYHVMDEQLVKLDILGHDDPTTIKMLQEYTGVDIYTIPIADPETLKIFSGTEALGITPDDINSVVGTFGVPEFGTPFVRQMLIDTMPKTFAELVRISGLSHGTDVWLNNAQEFIRQKKATLSQVITVRDDIMNYLIDQGLEKGTAFKIMEFVRKGKPSKDPEGWEKFSNEMKEHDVAEWYIESCRRIKYMFPKGHAVAYVMMAMRIAYFKVHYPLAFYAAYLSRKAEDFDYEIMSDPKTAKEHLAVLSKEPKLDVKKKAEMAICEIIVEMYARGYEFLPIDVYTSAGFRFTIEDGKIRIPLIALNGLGGAVIENLIKERDISKFLSYEDLKRRTKISQTIIEKLKSINAVDSLSETNQISLF, from the coding sequence ATGAATAGAAATGAGATCAGAATAAAACCTCAGGACAGCATTTTCAGACAGATGGGAATAAACTCTGTAGATATCAAAGAGATAATTTTCAGTGAAAGAAATAAGAAAATGAAGTTTATGTGTTCCGTTCCATGTGTAAAAGACCTCTGTGAACTTGATATAATCTATGAAAATATAAAAAAGAATTTTGGAAAAGAATTAGAAGTAGATTTTAGAGTAGAATATACAGAGAAAGAAATGATGAAGGAAGAGCTTGTGATTATAGTGGAAAGAGCTATAATCAGACTTAAAGCAAGAAATGCTATTTCTAAATCCTTTCTTTATTTTTATAGGATAAAAATAGAAGAAAATGCTGTAAATATTGAACTTAATGAAAAAACAGCAATTGAAATTCTTATGAGTTCTGGTATAGATGACAGACTTGAAGAAATACTGGAAAATTATGGAATATATAATTTTAAGGTTAAATTTATACTTGGAGATTTTTCTAAGGAATTAACAGAAGTAGAAAAACAGAAACAGAAGGAAATAATAACTTTATCAGCTAAAATAGATTCTGATAATTCAAAAGCAGCAGCAGCAAAACCTCAAAAATCAAATGAGGTTTTTGTTAAGCAGGGATTCTCAAAGCAAGGTTATACAAGTAATAAGACAAAGGAAATAAAAGGAAATGCTATTTCTATTGAGGAATTTGGTGAGCTTTACGAAGATGAAATCTGTATAGTTGAAGGAGAAATATTTTCTCTTGAGAGCAGAGATGTTAAAAATGACAAAGTTATAATGACAATAAGAATAACAGATGAAAAAAGTTCTTTAACAACAAAAGTATTTTTAGATAAAAATAAAAAATTAGAAGTAGCTGTTGGAGATTTTGTTAAAATAAGTGGAAAAAAACAGATTGATAAATTTTCTGATAACGAAGAGATAATAATGATAAATTCTATCAACAAACTTAATAAAGTAAAAACTCAAAAAACAGATAATGCTCCAGAAAAAATGGTAGAACTTCATACACATAGTAAAATGAGTGAGATGGTTGGAGTAGAGGATATCTCAGACCTTATAAAACAAGCAATAGCTTATGGACATAAAGCCATGGCCATAACTGACTATGCTGTAGTGCATTCTTTCCCATTTGCATATAAGGCAGCTAAAGGAAAAGATTTTAAAGCTATCCTTGGATGTGAAATGTATATGGTAAATGATAATGCTGAGATGGTGAGAAGCAGCAAAGATGCATTGATAGAAGAAGAAAGTTTTGTAGTTTTTGACTTGGAGACTATGGGACTTAATTCACATGAGCATGAGATAATAGAAATAGGAGCTGTAAAGCTTCAGGGAACAAGAATAGTAGAAAGATATTCTCAATTAGTAAATCCTAAAAAACCTATTCCTAAAAAGATACAGGAACTTACAAATATATCACAGGATATGGTTGATAATATGCCGACAATAGAAGAAGTACTTCCTAAATTTATGGAATTTGTTGGAGATTCTACAATGGTAGCACATAATGCTCCATTTGATATGGGATTTATAAGAAGAGATGTTAAAAAGTTTATGGGATATGACTATAAACCAGCAGTAATAGATACATTGCAGATGGCAAGAGATTTATATCCAGAACTTAAAGCATATGGATTGAAAAATCTGAATAAAGTATTAGGATTATCACTGGATAATCACCATAGAGCCGTTGATGACTCACAAGCAACTGCTAATATGTTTATTATATTTATTGAAAAATATATGGAGAAAGGGATAACTAATCTTAATGAAATAACAGGTGCCCTTCCAATAAATGTAAAAAAACAGGATACAGCAAATGTAATAGTATTGGTAAAAAATCTTGAAGGACTTCAGAATATGTACAGACTAGTATCAGAAGCCCATGTTGATTATTATGGAAATAAGAAGCCAAGAGTATTAAAGTCACATATAGAAAAATACAGAGAAGGACTGATAATAGGAAGTTCTCTTTCTTCACATTTTATGAATGATGGAGAGTTGTCTAATTACTATATGAGATATGATTATGAAAAAATAGAAAAAAATATAGATTTTTATGACTATATAGAACTTCTTCCAAGAGGAGCATATTCAGAATTATATGAAGATGATGGAACTGGAACTATTTCATCTTTTACAATGATTGAAGATATGAATAAATATTTTTATAATCTGGCTAAAGAAAGAGGAAAACTGGTAACAGCAAGTTCTAATGTACACTATATAAATGAAAATGACAGCAAAATAAGAAGTATTCTTCTCTATGGAAGTGGAAGCGTCTATAGAGCTAATCAATATAAGACAGATAATAAATTCTATTTTAGAACTACAGAAGAGCTTATAAATGAATTCAACTATTTAGGAGAAGAGACTGCAAAGGAGATAGTTGTATCAGGAACAAATGCTATAGCTGATATGATAGAAGTTATAAAACCAGTTCCAGATGGATTCTATCCACCAAAGATAGATAATGCTGAAAATATAGTAAAAGAAATGACATATGAAAAAGCATATAGAATATATGGAAACCCGCTTCCAGAGATTGTAAAAGCAAGATTGGAAAGAGAATTGGGAGCTATCATAGGAAACGGATTCTCAGTTCTGTATCTTTCTGCTCAAAAACTGGTTAAGAAATCATTGGATAATGGGTATCTGGTTGGTTCCAGAGGATCAGTAGGATCTTCTTTAGTAGCCTATATGATGGATATTACAGAGGTTAATGCACTTTATCCACACTACATCTGTACAAATCCAGAATGTAAAAATTCTGAATTTATAGAAAGAGAAGGGGTAGGAATTGACCTTCCAGAAAAAATATGTCCTAAGTGTGGTCAACCATACAAAAGAGACGGATATTCAATCCCCTTTGAAGTATTTATGGGATTCAATGGAGAAAAGGTACCAGATATCGACCTGAACTTCTCAGGGGAATATCAATCAGAAATACATAGATATTGTGAACAGCTTTTCGGTAAAGAAAACGTATTTAAAGCTGGAACTATATCTACTCTGGCAGAAAAAAATGCTGAGGGTTATGTAAGAAAATATTTTGAAGAACATGAAATGAAGGGAAACAGAGCAGAGATAATCAGACTTGCTAAAAAGTGTGAAGGAGCTAAAAAAACTACTGGACAGCATCCGGGAGGAATGGTTGTAGTTCCTAGAGACCACTCAATATATGAATTCTGCCCTGTACAAAAACCTGCAAATGATGAGAAAAATGATTCAATCACAACACATTTTGACTATCATGTAATGGACGAACAGTTAGTAAAACTGGATATACTAGGACATGACGATCCTACTACAATAAAGATGCTTCAGGAATACACAGGAGTAGATATTTATACTATTCCTATTGCTGACCCAGAAACATTAAAGATATTCTCAGGAACTGAAGCTTTAGGAATTACTCCTGATGATATAAATTCAGTAGTTGGAACTTTTGGAGTGCCAGAGTTTGGAACACCATTTGTAAGACAAATGTTGATAGATACTATGCCAAAAACTTTTGCTGAGCTTGTAAGAATTTCAGGACTGTCACATGGTACTGATGTTTGGCTGAACAATGCTCAGGAATTTATAAGACAGAAAAAAGCAACACTTTCTCAAGTAATAACAGTGCGGGATGACATAATGAACTACCTTATTGACCAGGGACTTGAAAAAGGAACAGCATTTAAAATAATGGAGTTTGTAAGAAAAGGTAAACCTTCAAAAGATCCAGAAGGCTGGGAAAAATTCTCGAATGAAATGAAAGAACATGATGTTGCTGAATGGTATATAGAATCATGCAGAAGAATTAAATATATGTTCCCTAAAGGACATGCTGTTGCTTATGTTATGATGGCTATGAGAATAGCTTATTTCAAAGTACACTACCCTCTGGCTTTCTATGCAGCATATTTATCAAGAAAAGCAGAAGACTTTGATTATGAGATAATGAGCGATCCTAAAACAGCAAAAGAACATCTGGCAGTATTGAGCAAAGAACCAAAACTTGATGTAAAGAAAAAAGCTGAAATGGCAATATGTGAAATTATAGTGGAAATGTATGCCAGAGGATATGAATTTCTTCCAATAGATGTATATACATCTGCTGGATTTAGATTTACAATAGAGGATGGAAAGATAAGAATACCTCTTATAGCTCTGAATGGATTAGGTGGAGCAGTAATAGAAAATCTGATAAAAGAAAGAGACATAAGTAAATTTTTATCATATGAAGACCTA